DNA sequence from the Podospora pseudocomata strain CBS 415.72m chromosome 2 map unlocalized CBS415.72m_2.2, whole genome shotgun sequence genome:
GGAGCGGGCATCGTCTTGTGCGTCAACGACAAGGTCGATGAGTTCAGGCTGGGCggactgttgttgttgtcgggtGAGCTGGTcgggtgctgctgctgctggctcgGCGACGGTGCTGCTCGGGGCGTGGTTAGAAATGATTGCGCCTCTGTCGGCGATGATATCGAGGACGCGCGCTGTCTCATGGTTGCTAAAGTCATTGTCGACTCCGCGGCGCAAAGGGCGGGTTCGGTGGGAAGTTAAGCAGAGGGAAGGACGGTGACTGTCACTGAGGGAGGCGACCCGACCGTAAATGTGGAGTGCTTGTTGGTGCGCTGCCAGCCGTCAATTGTCAGCAGGGGGCCCAGGCTGTGATGAGGGGACCCGGCCCAAAATAGCCTTGGTCTGTGGGTCCAATGACGGTCGGAATCTCAAGCGGTTGAGGGCGACAAAGATAGATACCTCCAGCTATCTGTGGATGATGGAAAAACAAGACCTAGGAGGCAGCGCAACAGGTGTTCGATATTTGAGATGGAGGGTTTGTCTGGGTCgacaggaggaggtggtgagataataggggggggggcgttGTTCTACAGGAAGGTGAGTTTGAATGACAGCGTGGGCGATGACGGTGGCAGGGAAGGATGCCGTGATAGGAGACAATAAAGAGGAAGGCCTGAAGCCAGTCGCTATTGTGAAATGCCACCCAAGAGTTTTTACCTAAGAAGGTGGGCTTTCTGACAAACTTGACACTTGGGAAGCAAAGTCTGACAAAGATGTAGTGCTTCATGCCTTCTCTATTCCCATTTCCCATTGCTGTCACTTTAGGACTTCCACTCACACATTCAACAGTTGCCCTGCTGCGGACGGGCTGCTCGAGGGAGTGCGTGAACAAGGCAACCTACCTACATGGGGCGCAACCTACCGACCTTAGGGTGGGGTTATTGGCTGCCCAGAGGTCACACTTGTCGGGCACTTGCGGTGGTTCTTTATTGTTCAAAATCAAACCTCGATTTCCATCTGAAATTCCATGCTACGCCAAGTAACTTCGTGATGATTACTAGGAAGCTGATCGATGGCAGTATGGAGCATTCATCAAGCGACAGGTGGTAGTGTCAGTACTAACGTCCCACCTGCAGGCCTGATGCAGTGAATGAAGTACCAGATGCGGCACCTgagacaacaacctcaatTCGCCGCCTGTGTGCTTGGGTACCATAGAAAATAGCTGAGGTGGCAGGTCCTGTCCAACTCGTTCCAGTGACCATGCTAGCCACGCCAATGTCGAATAGATCATGGACACGGCTGTGGCAACCCTTCCAGCGGCGTCTCGTGCGTAGAGTCACGGGGAAAGCGGCAGATTCCCAGGAGGGCGTACATCTTGACGAGGGAGCTTCCATGGAAGGAAAGCTGGGCTGCGAATATCGGCAAAATGATAGCAAGTGTTATACGAAGGCTCCAGCTGGGCAACCTCCAGCGCCACCACCGGATCTACCTCATCGGGATCTCGGGAGCTAGCCAGTAACCCAATCTCTGGGCCATGGAAGGACGCGATAGCTTTCGGGTAGTCGGGTATCTTAAGATGGTCAGGCTGTCTGAGATGCCACCTCGATATCGGTTTTCAGAGAGACACTACGCGCGGCCAGTCATTTGGGCCCGCCGCATGGTATTCCCTTCAACTTGAGAAACACAGCACCGCAACATTACAGATTCCCAGCATGCACGTCTATTTGTTCATGACGTGCGCATGGGCGCTTAAGCATTCGGCTGCAGTAACCAGTCAAAGCAAACAGTCAGCATGTCAAGATCCTGAAGATAGTTGGCGCCCCTCGTCCAAATGATGTGGTTTGCTGAGAAACATGGGACGCCACGTGCAATGATATGTGTGACCTCATCCTTCAGCTGCAGGGCAACATCCCATAGGCGGGAAGCTTCCTTCGTAGCACAGGGGCTGGGCGACCATGTTGGTCTCAAGTTGGTCGGTGTGTCTGGCCTCTTTGATTCGAACTTGAAGTCGGTTTATTTTGAGATTCAGAAAAGTTGAAGTCAAAGTCCACCTTTTTTTGAGGATCACCACGCTAGAAATGTTCCAATGGGCATAGCGTCGTGATTCTTGAACCAAGACGCCATGGTTCGGCAGACGACCCACTTTGATGACGGGCCCCAGGCACCATGATGTCAAATTGACCCCGGGGACGAACGCCAAGCTCCAAACTCCGAATTGacatccatctcccacaAGGAACATCGAACGGACGACCAGCCGACGAACGACTGCACGCAGGGGAgatcaccacaacaacaatacGGCTGCAACTGTAACAGCATCTTATACACACACAATGCTCGGCAGCCCCTTCTCCGGCAGGCAGCCCGCACCGCAGCCCGGCCCTCTTCCGCCATCCCTCCCTCAGACCTCACATCCAGCGCCGAACCCTCCTCTCAAGCGCTCCTTCCGCCAAACCGGCACCCGCGCCGTCGAGAACCTCAACCTTCGCAACATCGCCCAGTCCTCAGCCGATTACCACCGCAACAAGCAAatcttcctctcctgcgGTATCGTCGCCGGCATCGTCTCCTTCATCTACGTCTCCTACCGCATTGTCCTCGAGATCAAGAAAAACCCAATACAAGCCGACGCCgacccatccaaccccctctccgacCCCAACGCCCCCAACAGGAAAATAATCGTCCACGATGAAAACGGGAATGAAATCGTGCCCACAGGCCACAGCGTCGTCCCTAGCTTTCCGCGGACAATCTCTTTGCCTTCTTTTACCGGACCGTTAGACGCTACTGAGCCTGTTCAACCTGGGACAATCACcaccgctgctgccccagAGACGGAGTATACCCTTGTTGGTCTGGGAACCAGAACAGTCACCTTCATCGGGATTTCCGTCTACGTGGTAGGCTTTTACATCGCAACCGCAGACATTGCAGCTTTGCAATCCGCCCTTGTCAAAAAGGTCAACCCTATTGCTACCACCCTCGTCCCTGGAGAGCGGGATCAGTTGAGGAATGAACTCCTCGACCCAGCCGAAGGCGCCAAGTTATGGGATGAGCTCTTGTCTCACAACATTCCCGCCCGTACCGCCTTCCGCGTCATCCCCGTTCGCGACACTGACTTCCACCACTTGCGGGATGGGTTcgtcaacgccatcaagacTCGCGGACCAGAATTATccgggaagggggtggatgatgaggcgTTTGGGGAGGCGATGAAGCAGTTTAGGGCTGTGTTCAACAGGGGCAAGGTACCAAAGGCCAAGGAGTTGATTCTGGCCAGAGATGACAAGGGTCATCTCAGTATTGCCTTTGATGGGGGCAAGAAGTCTGGTGGCAGGCAGTTGATTGGGGTTGTGCCGGATGAGAGGGTTTCGAGGGCGTTGTGGTTGAACTATCTGGCCGGTAAGCAGGTTGCTAGTGagccggcgaggaagagTATTGTTGAGGGCATCATGGAGTTTGTAGAAAGGCCGGTGGGGACAGTTGCTAGTATGGTCGTGCCGCTCGCTAGGTGAAAATCTTTGGTTCAGGTGAGGAAATGGATCTTCTGCCTTTCGCTAGGTAAGACACCGGAGTGGCTTGGCACAAGATGTTTTGAAGAAAATCAGGCGCGAACTGTATTGATAATAGCCAATGTTTACAAAGATTTCAAAAAATGACAACCAACATGACATCCCATTTTCCAAGCATTGTTATGTTAAGTGCAACGCAAAAAAGAAAGCGTGCTTCGCTTGCTAATATCCCATAATCTTGAATGTTGGTTGAGCCTTTGACCGTGGGTATCCCATCACTTCCCTTCTGATTCCTCACTCTCTCTCCATTTAGAGAGCACCAGCCTCCTTCAACAACTCCTCAAgcttcttgccgtccttgcccttgctgGCCACGGCCTCGAGATCGCTGTTGCCACCAATgtgctgcttgttgatgaAAATGTTTGGCACCGTCCTCTGGCCGGTGATCTTGGCGAGCGCGGCCTGGatgtcgtcgccgtcgtccTCCTGGTTGAGCTCGATGGCCTTGTACTTGGCGTTGTAGGAGTCGAGGAGgcgcttggtgttgttgcagTAGGGGCAGTAGGACTTGCTAAAGACCACTGTTTTTGCGCGCAATACATCCATGGTTAGCAATCTATTATCAACGGCAAGGGTTAGGGGCGCATATAGAGGGTCAACTACGTACTGACAGCATTGTCATCGATCAACTGCTGGGCTTTCTTCTGGGCGGCGTCCatggttgctggtgaggttgCTGAGAAAGAATCTgcgaaagaagaaggacatgGAAAGACAAAGTGCGGGGAACTCTCGAGTTAAGAGGAGGTCTTGGAAACGGAgagagggggtgttggaaaaaaaaaaaagctgaAATGGGATATGCAAACAAGAGAGGCAGCTGTTTTGGAATGGAGGGACGAACGGTACAAAAAAAGCGGTTGCGACAATGGATTGTAGACTCGCAAACTACTACAGAGTAGGGACTGTAGAATCTCCACATACTACCCCGGGATATTAGATGGCGGGATGATGGAGCGGATCGGACGGATTTGTCAACCTTCCTTGTCTTGACACTGCTCAGACATTCTGTAGTATGGGGTTGATTATTCAGGATATGAACCTTATGCTATTACAGCAAATATGCTACGAATCCTAGATAAGAAGTATTTGGAATTGCTGATGGGTTTTGCGGAGAGGCTTTCTTTGTTCGACAAGTCTCGCAATTTGAGATCCGTGCTTCCGCTTGGGATTGCGACGAGGGCAGCCCCGATTTCCAATGACGCAAGTGATCTGTGCGTAAGCGATAAGATAAGCCTGTTGAGATCAACCCCACCTTGGGATCTCTCAACGTCAACGATGAAATGGGCACATGAGGACATGTGAAACATCAAGCTGAGAAGTGCCTGCTTGGTTCTGGGAATACATTCGTTATGGAATTTTTCCGAGCAGCAGCCTGATCACAGCGGGGACAGTAAACAAATATCTCAGTCCTCCCCTCGTGGTATTACTCACACAAAAGCGGATACACCACACTGAGGCTCTGCTCTGTCCGACACAAACCGGGCTAGAAGCCATCATGCGTCGTTCACAGCCTACTTTGCCCACTTCACTTGTTACGCTGACATGAGCCAAGAGCTACTAGCAAGACCGCAGCCTATGTAGCCAGTCGTGTCCACGAGTTGAGGCTATTCACGACGTCTGTTTCTCTTACCAAGTGGAACGACGCTGGTGGACTTGGCCTGCATGACCTCACTTTGTTTCTGAGGCATGGTTGTGATTGCCTAATCGATTGCGCCGTTGCGGGAGGCGCAAGCAACCCCACGGGGCAAAACCATCTGGTTGAGCCAACGCAAGTAATATCACGAATGATCGCTGCCGCTGGATATCGTGGTGGACTTTGAACCAGTCGGCAGCCCACAGCGGCTGAGCGGATCAACGATGCCGGCGATCTCCATGAGGCCGTAACTACTTTGAGTGACTAGGATAATTGTCGTCCCCGTGTTGAAGCCGGGACACAAGCCCTCGTGATGATGTGCACATCCCGTCATTCACCTCCTCGATGGAGTCGTCGGGCACCGATGGAGATCGGTTCTGCCGGTTTTGTTGTGAGGCCATCAATGGTTCCAAGAGTTCGCCTTGTGTTTGGGTGTCGACGGCAGCTTGCAGCGGTTGCCTGCGTCGATTCGGTGAATTTCCAGCAGAAACCGCATGTtgttgggagtgggagttCATGACCGATGAACAACACAATGAATGAATTGTTCCCTGACAAGACAGAGTCCCTACGAGCAAATGGCAAGCCCACAGTGGCGCGGAAAGTGGGGTCAAGTGTTCTCGGAGGCGGGGTCAGACCGCCGGGTTCTCCAGAAAATTGGAACAGCGAGCAAGCGAACTCCTGCCTGGGACCCTTGCAGCCTCGAAATGACCCATCCCATCAGACCCCCGACCAAGGGTTCAAAGCATCGGACGACAGAGAAGACAACACACCTTGTCCCTTTCCATCCGTGATCATCGTGAGAAACGTCCATTCTGCCAAATCTGGAAGTTTGAAAATTGCCGTGCAAGGACAACGCAACTCTTGTGCCATCCCTTCCAAAGGCGACCATCTCCAGCTGCCCAGCCTCGGTCGCACCCATTGGCCCTGCAATCTTTTCGGCCCCGATTGATGCGTTCTCTTGCTGGAACACATCCATTCGAAGCCATCGTCAACTCCGCGAAGCCCGTCCCTTAGCGTCGTTCCCTCTACTGGTATAACTGACCGCGGTCCACCCTCTCGTTCCtgttttcctcttctcttcccaGCAGGTCGACGGCACATTGTCGTAGGACCACCCTCAGTCGTCAACGTGGCTACCGGTCAAGGAGTATTGGCATCCTCGGGTGCCTTCGCAACCAATCTTGCCAATAATATCACGGCAGTCCTGCAGAAGCTTCCGCCCTCTCTGCAAGCATACCTGGACACCACGGTCGACCACTTGTCTGGTGCCACCGACTTCCTCCAATCAAGCACGGGTCTTTCTCCGACCACCCTCTACACCGCAATCGCTACGGTTGTTCTCCTCGGCGCCATTCCAGCCGTTGCAGcgggcaacaagaagaacgGCATCATGCGTCGCTACGGTTTCTCCAGTCGCCCAAGCCTCTCTCCTTTTAGCTCCAgcctcggccatggcggcgtcCCCAACGTCACCGACGAGGACTTCAGCTACATCACCTCGCAGGATCTTCAGGACCAAGGCGTAGACGTCCCTAGCCGTTCCTATGCCCCTCCATCACAGTACTACGACGTctactcctcctctgccccgTCCCAGGCTTACTTGCGTAACAAGCCTGAAGACGATGTTATGCTGGTCAAGTACCAGGGCATCACCTACCCGGAACACTTTCCCGCCTACTGCATCGGCGACGGAAAATTGCTTGTCAGCGATGTGCGGGAGCGTGTGCGGATGATCATGGACCTCACAGACCGCCAGGCAAAGCGTGTCAAGCTCTACTACAAGGGACGCCGGCTGAGAGATGCCGACGCTCCTGTAAGGGAATATGGTGTCAAGAACAACAGCGAGGTCCTTATGGTCTTGGATGATTCAGGTCAGGCAAGCAGCGAGGACAGCAACgaggagttggttgttgtcggCCGCAACAAGTACGAAGGCCAGGTGATCAGGAATGGGCGCGAGAAGAGTCACCGATAtgccccttcctcgccgagGACAAGCCGGAGGGATGGCTTCGGGGGACGCAGCCCTCGGGAGACCACATCATCTTTCGGCAGCCTCGACATTccggccgatgatggcagAGGCTACAGACGGGCCAAGTCCAGGGTTCGGACTCAGTCTCCCTCGGGATCGGCCCTGTCCACTGCCAGCGCCCCCAACCTTCCTTCTATTTCACCTCCCCCTATGGGCAAGCCTGGCGGTCCTATTCAGCGACTTaacaacctcgcccttcATTTTGAGACGACACTTCTTCCCTTGTGCATCGACTTTATGGCACGGCCACCCCCGGACGCCggggaaagagaaaaggagCACAGGAAGATTTCGGAGACGATTATGCAGCAGGTGATTCTCAAGCTCGACGAGGTCGATACCTCGACAGAAGATGGAGCCAGAGCTAGAAGAAAGGAGTTGGTCAAGTATGTCCAGGACATCTTAaagctcgttgatgatgtcaaggCGAAGGGAAGGGTATAACATTCGGCCTCCTTCGTCAAATCATAGGAGTGCCTTGACATAGTTTGAGGAATTTTCCCCGCACGTTTGGTAGCCAGGATACTggctttttatttttattttttacTGGTTTTAATGGGTTAGCATCGTCCTTTCATATTCACTCAGCATCGGACGTGCGGTAGCGGAAACATTGATACGCCAGGCCGTGTATTCAGGAGGAATAAGGCCATGGATTTTGGAAGCGTCTGAAATTACCGTGGTCATATGGGGCTACACAACAAGAAGGGAATTTGCTTCTCATCTTTTGCCATCGAAAGGGGAAATGCTATGGTTGACATCATGGATCGCGGGCATGAGCGACCTCAACAGAAGAAGTACGAGAGTACTACAAAAACAAACTTGAAAACCAGTCAATAAAAAATGATTTCTTCTCGTTTACATGTGCAAATCCGCCTTCATTACGATGTCCCACTGCATGCATTGAGTAGATCTGTGTACCTCATGTATAGCTTACTCCTGGTGAAATGTCGTTATCAGTTATCGTTGTTTGCCTGGAGAGCAAGCTGCTGCCGGACAGCTGGTGGAGCCTGTCACAGCGCAGGAACCTTGATAGGTGGGCCCCCACTCAAGCTCTGCCCGGTAGGTCTAACCCTACCTTTGGCCTGAGGCCACAACTCCCACTCGCTTGCGGCGTCCCCACCCATCCCACTTTCGGCCTAGCGCATCTGGCTGGCCTTCACTGGCACACGGCCAATTTTCAGCACACACAAAAAAGTCGTAGACCGACCATCAACCATCGCGCAGGGTAAGGAACAGCCAGACTACGCAGCATTTTGATCGGCTGGAGTTTGACTGATCAATTCTTTTTCTTTAgtttccttcctttccccagTCACTTGCGGAAAGATGTCGTCCTTCGAGTCTGTGGTATGTGTTgcctctcctctccatcgGCAGTTTGAATGCAATGCAATCGGAAGTCGAGCACGCACGAGGAAACCGTCAATCTCAGCCACCGCCCAGCACACTGCGACGCACAATCTCGAAACCCCAACGCGAGCGAAATCAGCACCAGGACGAAGCAATTGCGAGGAGGTACAACCGAGAGAGGAGCGATGGTGGCTAATTCTGGTTTCAACAGGTCGTGATCGATGGCAAGGGCCATCTGCTTGGTCGTCTTGCCAGCATCGTCGCCAAGCAGCTCCTCAACGGCCAGCAGATCGTTGTTGTCCGCTGCGAGGCTCTCAACATCTCTGGCGAGTTCTTCCGCGCCAAGCGTACGTCacacccttcttcttcatcgataTGGCACGGGAATTCGCGACGGGCGAGCAGTTGGATGATTGGAATTgcgcgttggaggaggggcgcCGGTGGGGAGAACTGCTGCCGGACCGAAGGATGGAGGACAACATCAAGACGAACCAGTTGACTGACATTTGGAAACAGTCAAGTACCATGCCTACCTTCGCAAGATGACCCGGTACAACCCTACCCGCGGTGGTGAGTTGAACTCCTCCCGAACGATCGATGTCCGACCTAGTCTGACAATGTCTAGGCCCTTCCACTTCCGCGCTCCTCCCGCATCTTCTACAAGGCCGTCCGTGGCATGATTCCCCACAAGACCGCCCGCGGTGCCGCTGCCCTTGAGCGCCTCAAGGTCTTCGAGGGTGTTCCCCCTTCCtatgacaagaagaagaagatggtcgTTCCCCAGGCCCTCCGTGTCCTCAGACTCCAGCCCGGCCGCAAGTACTGCACCGTTGGCCGTCTCAGCCACGAGGTCGGCTGGAAGTACCAGGACGTTGTTGCCAGGTGGGTGAAATTCCGGCGAATAGCCAGAAGTGACCGAGGATCGCAAAGACTGACTTTACTTTCCCCAGACTCGAGGAGAGACGCAAGGCGAAGGGCGCTGCCTACTACGAGCGCAAGAAGCTCGCCGCCAGACAGCTTTccgaggcgaagaagaccGCCAAGGTCGACTCCAAGACGACGGAGGCCCTTGCTGCCTTCGGTTACTAGAGATAGTGACCAAAATGCATACCTTTGTCCTTTATGCGATTTCATCTTAGATTGGCGCGGTGGTTCGGGGCATCATCGACTTCATATGCGTGGCTGGGTGGATAGGCAATGGGCTATCTAACAACACTATGCGTCCCCAGGCTTGGGAGCTCATAAAATAACTGAGATCAACCAATGGACAATGCGGTTGCATGGATGAAAAAGAAAGCACAAAAATACCCGGCTTTGGCAGTCTAGGCTTCGTCAGTGGTGCTATAGGGTGTGTGCCAACGTGCCACGCCTCATCGTTTTGACGGCCGAATCGCCAAGGCCATCCCTTCCATTTTACGCTGAATGAAACGACAATAATCTGCACCGGTGCTGGCTCTTTCTTTGGAATTGTGACATATGGGACACTGGTCAGCTGGTTGTCTCAAGTGAGCTGGTCGAAAGGGCTATCTGGGGTGGGATCAAGGGCAAGCGGATGGGAGAAGGGAAATCGTCTCGAGGACGCGGTGGTGTACAGAGCTGGTCCTTGATGGACTCGTAGGCTCTGAGGCCTCGTGTGACAGGGATGAGTCCTGTTTCTATCAACTTGCCATCAATCTATCACACGTGCGCCTATCTTTTGCTGTCTTGTCTGTGCCGAATCTGTGCTTTGTCGTATCTCCAGTGCCAGTCAGTCCTCCATATTGCCCAGACTTCCGTTCTTATCTTGTGGGGCATGACgtagttggtggtgatatgcCACATGTTCACTCGTTGAGGCTTCCTTCCTGACTGGTATGCTTGGTGACCAATGATGAGAGGGTCTATGTCTTGATATTTATTGCTTAGGCCTGACGTCTTTCTATGAACGCTATGAGTCAAAATATAAGCTCTTGTTATCATGCTTCTTGGACGGGGATATGTCGACACATTATGTTTCAATTCGTCTTACTTTGCCGCCAGAAGAATCTTTCATGCTGTTTAAACATGACAAGTAGAAAAGTTATCTCCAACGTAGAGGATTCGAAGGAAAAAAGTTGGTAGATGTTGGGACATTGattctgttgttgtggttcGCGAGGTGAATAGTATATGGGTTGTAAGAAGTTATTTACGATTTGGGATATGGGTAAGCTTGGTAGCTGGTGGGAAGACACTACATTGACCGTCGCTCATGTTTACGTGATACATCATCATATCTACCTACAAAGATAGGTTAAGGTACTTTTTGACAAAGTATGTGTAATGTGCGTAGAAGGGTGTTGGATTCTGTGATGTGGTTTGAGGTTTGTATTATTGTATATGTTAATTTTTATAAATGTTCTGAAATCTTTGAAATACATGGTAAGTTTGAACTGTTATCATGTTTTTTCCATTCTTTAAGCAAATCCATGCTATTTCACGGTTGTAATGCCATCTGGGACTTTGTCATTAGGCCTGTTCTAGGTACTAAAATACCAAGGTGCCAAGGTGAAACATCCATGCTGGCTCATGGTTCGAAGTGGTCGGGTAGGTGGTTATGAATTATTTTAATAGGTTGAAAATTATAATTATTTTGTCTATGCGAAATACGTAGGTATGTATTATATTTTCTCTCCAGAGGGTTTGTTGATGTGTCTTTAGTACCTTATGTATGATGGTAATATACATTTCACAACAAATCTCAGGTGCAGGTAAATCAAGATGTTAGAATCGCATGACAACTTGACAAGTATCCCGCTAAACACAAAGTGGAATCTTGTAACCACCAGGTAGTTTTCAAATTTGCCTTTCTCCTTTTTCTCAGATACCTTTACACTCTTTGCCGCTGATAATATTCAGTGATTCACAGCTTGCCAGCCCCCGTACTCCCACTCCTCACACTCCCCTTCTCatccgccatcaccaccacactcccGCCCGATCTCCGTCTCCTCACAAACAAAAacgccaccaaccccacaaTTCCCAACACCACAAGCGTAACCGCCgcgccaacaaccccagcaatAGCATTCGGCATGCCCCCTCTGGTGAACatctcagcagcaacaccagtaTACGTCGCGCAAAACCCATCGCTGCTCCCACAAGCAGAGCACCACTCCTCCGCACTCCCAATAgccctccccttcatctccctaGTAAACTCCCCCCAAGAGAGACTCTCCCTCCCGGTCCCAAACAGCGGCCAAgaatccaaccccccagcAGTCCCATTCTTAAACAAAAACCTCACCCAAagatccttctcctccgggAAAGAAGTCCTCGTCTCAGGGGAATAGAGCTCAAAAGCCATCGTAGACGCATAATCAGGCAAACCATAAAAACTCTCACTTACCTCCGTCAGCCCGGCAAGTCCAAAAAACGCAAGAAACGCATCGTAGCTCCCCGCCAACAGAGAAAACTTGAGCGCGCCCTCCAAGGCAACAGTTTTGTTCAGCTGCGTCAGGATGGCAGACGATAAGGTCCGGGCATGGATCGACCGCTCAGGCTGCGAGGCATTGAAATTGTATGCAAACTCTGCGCTGTCGGCCAGGGTGCGGAGTTGGaagagttgggagggggagatggaaaaggaggagTTGTGCAGCCGGGCGACGTTGATGAGGTCGTAGATGTCGTAGGCGGAGGCGTAGCTTAGATCTTCTGGGGAGGTGATATCATATACCGATTTTAAGACAGGAAAGAGGCTTTGGTAGAATTCCCGGGTGGAGgtgagtttggtggtgaattCGGGGCTGGATTCGAAGGATTGGCTGGCTTGGGTGACGGCTGGGCAGTTGTCGTCGCCTTTGATCCAGATTGCGtcgggggagttgggggggatgcCTTGGAGGGTGATGTATTGGTAGCCGTttaggggggaggtggattcGCTTCCGTTGTTGAGGGTTTGGGTTGCgattgaggggttgaggtcGGCGAGGGGTGGGTAGAGGCCCtggaggaaggcggtggcggtgttgaggaggatgcctTGATTTGGAGCGGAGGCGTAGATTTGGGAGGGGACGTAGTTGAATTcggagatgttgaggattTGGTGAGGGGAGCTGGATTCGATGTAGCGGGCGCGGTAGTCGCCGCCGATTTGAAAGTTTTGGGTGGtgccgaggttggtgagggtttggGCGCCGTAGTGTTTGGTTGTTCCTGGGGAGTGTTAGTTGACTGATGAATGATATTCATGTCAGAGAGGTGGTACTTACTATCTCCGTGACGGGTGAAG
Encoded proteins:
- a CDS encoding uncharacterized protein (EggNog:ENOG503Q4X6; COG:I; BUSCO:EOG09264B74) gives rise to the protein MLGSPFSGRQPAPQPGPLPPSLPQTSHPAPNPPLKRSFRQTGTRAVENLNLRNIAQSSADYHRNKQIFLSCGIVAGIVSFIYVSYRIVLEIKKNPIQADADPSNPLSDPNAPNRKIIVHDENGNEIVPTGHSVVPSFPRTISLPSFTGPLDATEPVQPGTITTAAAPETEYTLVGLGTRTVTFIGISVYVVGFYIATADIAALQSALVKKVNPIATTLVPGERDQLRNELLDPAEGAKLWDELLSHNIPARTAFRVIPVRDTDFHHLRDGFVNAIKTRGPELSGKGVDDEAFGEAMKQFRAVFNRGKVPKAKELILARDDKGHLSIAFDGGKKSGGRQLIGVVPDERVSRALWLNYLAGKQVASEPARKSIVEGIMEFVERPVGTVASMVVPLAR
- the TTR1_2 gene encoding Glutaredoxin (EggNog:ENOG503P6QI; COG:O), with the translated sequence MDAAQKKAQQLIDDNAVMVFSKSYCPYCNNTKRLLDSYNAKYKAIELNQEDDGDDIQAALAKITGQRTVPNIFINKQHIGGNSDLEAVASKGKDGKKLEELLKEAGAL
- a CDS encoding uncharacterized protein (EggNog:ENOG503P29T; COG:S); the protein is MRRYGFSSRPSLSPFSSSLGHGGVPNVTDEDFSYITSQDLQDQGVDVPSRSYAPPSQYYDVYSSSAPSQAYLRNKPEDDVMLVKYQGITYPEHFPAYCIGDGKLLVSDVRERVRMIMDLTDRQAKRVKLYYKGRRLRDADAPVREYGVKNNSEVLMVLDDSGQASSEDSNEELVVVGRNKYEGQVIRNGREKSHRYAPSSPRTSRRDGFGGRSPRETTSSFGSLDIPADDGRGYRRAKSRVRTQSPSGSALSTASAPNLPSISPPPMGKPGGPIQRLNNLALHFETTLLPLCIDFMARPPPDAGEREKEHRKISETIMQQVILKLDEVDTSTEDGARARRKELVKYVQDILKLVDDVKAKGRV
- the RPL16A_2 gene encoding 60S ribosomal protein L16A (EggNog:ENOG503NUWA; COG:J) — encoded protein: MSSFESVVVIDGKGHLLGRLASIVAKQLLNGQQIVVVRCEALNISGEFFRAKLPCLPSQDDPALPLPRSSRIFYKAVRGMIPHKTARGAAALERLKVFEGVPPSYDKKKKMVVPQALRVLRLQPGRKYCTVGRLSHEVGWKYQDVVARLEERRKAKGAAYYERKKLAARQLSEAKKTAKVDSKTTEALAAFGY
- a CDS encoding uncharacterized protein (COG:I; EggNog:ENOG503Q415), which codes for MFTAAAGTVLSLLAGRAMAETVHGVVVFTRHGDRTTKHYGAQTLTNLGTTQNFQIGGDYRARYIESSSPHQILNISEFNYVPSQIYASAPNQGILLNTATAFLQGLYPPLADLNPSIATQTLNNGSESTSPLNGYQYITLQGIPPNSPDAIWIKGDDNCPAVTQASQSFESSPEFTTKLTSTREFYQSLFPVLKSVYDITSPEDLSYASAYDIYDLINVARLHNSSFSISPSQLFQLRTLADSAEFAYNFNASQPERSIHARTLSSAILTQLNKTVALEGALKFSLLAGSYDAFLAFFGLAGLTEVSESFYGLPDYASTMAFELYSPETRTSFPEEKDLWVRFLFKNGTAGGLDSWPLFGTGRESLSWGEFTREMKGRAIGSAEEWCSACGSSDGFCATYTGVAAEMFTRGGMPNAIAGVVGAAVTLVVLGIVGLVAFLFVRRRRSGGSVVVMADEKGSVRSGSTGAGKL